In the Pseudanabaena sp. PCC 7367 genome, one interval contains:
- a CDS encoding ferritin-like domain-containing protein, whose product MPSQIHRSGQNSATIANPEGTICDSQPAVPLKNQLPIKTGSEQPEPVDSPLLKIHSLLNNFLSFRQLSDRLEDLPAQFQQPQMRPWQLINWQAIDPSLIIGITPQVYLAVLQGCMNIEAPIHSYSHTSWQYLQQLYPEMARFVGGMRSADGTLVEMGLWEKEERQHAPVLRRLYKQLAGQPPQSIKLRAKEYKPSGDRHQDLFRHGLHRTTTEYGATCLYLWLMAHSTGALRDLMVELFRDEVNHMTKFLGFGLWAFPGSRVALTPIFGRLFTIGLAQIKRSWWVNLRTSESEPKPIAPSQEILRSTDSDQQCDRNSTRTFRPPTNNLFDTFTHVMGLVGWRSWSWPNRLELIWVFVIVLWRLRCWSRSLSDIYLQDLFGIPPLANQSQQAN is encoded by the coding sequence ATGCCAAGTCAGATCCACCGATCCGGCCAGAATAGCGCCACGATCGCTAACCCTGAGGGAACTATCTGCGATTCGCAACCAGCGGTTCCTCTCAAGAATCAGCTCCCGATAAAGACTGGTAGCGAGCAACCTGAACCAGTTGATTCGCCTTTGCTTAAGATTCACTCCCTGTTAAATAATTTTCTTTCGTTTCGGCAACTAAGCGATCGCCTGGAAGACTTGCCAGCTCAATTCCAACAACCACAAATGCGACCCTGGCAGCTAATCAATTGGCAAGCGATCGACCCTAGTTTGATTATCGGCATTACCCCCCAGGTTTATCTGGCCGTTTTGCAGGGCTGCATGAACATTGAAGCGCCAATTCATTCCTATTCCCACACCAGTTGGCAATATCTACAACAGCTTTATCCAGAGATGGCCAGGTTTGTTGGTGGTATGCGATCGGCAGATGGAACATTAGTTGAGATGGGCTTATGGGAAAAAGAAGAACGCCAACACGCGCCAGTATTACGCCGACTTTATAAACAACTAGCAGGGCAGCCACCACAATCCATTAAACTTCGCGCCAAGGAATATAAGCCCTCTGGCGATCGTCATCAGGATCTATTTCGACATGGCTTGCATCGCACCACCACGGAATATGGCGCAACCTGCCTGTATTTGTGGTTGATGGCTCATTCTACTGGTGCATTGCGGGATTTGATGGTGGAACTATTCCGCGATGAAGTCAATCATATGACCAAGTTTTTGGGCTTTGGGCTCTGGGCTTTCCCTGGCTCCAGGGTTGCTCTCACCCCGATTTTTGGTCGCTTATTTACGATCGGCCTAGCTCAAATCAAGCGATCCTGGTGGGTAAACTTGAGAACATCAGAATCTGAGCCAAAACCGATCGCCCCTAGCCAAGAGATCTTGCGATCGACTGATTCTGATCAGCAATGCGATCGAAATTCAACCAGAACCTTTCGTCCGCCGACTAATAATTTATTTGATACCTTCACCCACGTAATGGGTCTGGTGGGTTGGCGAAGCTGGTCATGGCCAAATCGCTTAGAACTAATCTGGGTGTTTGTGATCGTGCTGTGGCGATTGCGATGCTGGAGCAGAAGTCTGAGCGATATATATTTACAAGATTTGTTTGGCATTCCGCCATTGGCAAATCAATCGCAGCAAGCAAATTAA
- a CDS encoding isoprenyl transferase, whose amino-acid sequence MSEVQKFMEMQDFQEVMPLPELGLAYQAIAQPPNTQDVYDAWSTMNQQTMQPEIALGRLPNHVAAIMDGNGRWAEQRGLPRAVGHRQGVITVKNILRCCKDLGIKYFTVYAFSTENWRRPREEVGFLMRLFERMIRRELEQMEREGVRIRFVGDLNPLPVSLRSAIEKAMVATANNRAVNFTVAINYGGRHEIVSACQKVVELAQAQNLSPTAITEELFEQHLYTSEIGNPDLLIRTSGEMRLSNFLLWQLAYTEIYFTEALWPEFDLTQFYRALISFQKRDRRFGKV is encoded by the coding sequence ATGTCGGAAGTACAGAAGTTTATGGAAATGCAAGATTTTCAAGAAGTAATGCCATTGCCAGAACTGGGATTAGCATATCAGGCGATCGCTCAACCCCCAAATACCCAAGATGTCTATGATGCCTGGTCAACTATGAATCAACAAACAATGCAGCCAGAAATAGCCCTAGGGCGATTGCCAAACCACGTGGCGGCGATTATGGATGGAAACGGTCGTTGGGCAGAGCAGCGCGGCCTACCTAGAGCAGTGGGCCATCGTCAGGGCGTAATCACGGTTAAAAATATTCTGCGCTGTTGCAAAGATTTAGGAATTAAATATTTTACAGTCTATGCCTTCTCAACCGAGAATTGGCGCAGACCACGCGAAGAAGTAGGCTTCTTGATGCGATTGTTTGAGCGGATGATCCGCCGTGAGCTAGAACAAATGGAGCGAGAAGGGGTGCGAATCAGGTTTGTGGGCGATCTCAACCCTTTGCCTGTCTCTCTGCGATCGGCGATTGAAAAAGCAATGGTGGCAACTGCCAATAACCGCGCGGTTAACTTTACTGTGGCGATCAACTATGGTGGCCGGCATGAGATCGTCAGTGCTTGCCAGAAGGTGGTAGAACTTGCTCAAGCCCAGAACCTCTCGCCCACAGCGATCACTGAGGAACTCTTTGAGCAGCATTTATATACTTCTGAAATTGGCAATCCCGATTTGTTGATTCGCACCAGCGGCGAAATGCGCTTGAGTAATTTTTTACTGTGGCAGTTGGCCTATACGGAAATCTATTTTACAGAGGCGCTCTGGCCTGAATTTGACCTAACTCAGTTTTATCGGGCGTTGATTTCGTTTCAAAAGCGCGATCGGCGTTTTGGTAAAGTTTGA